ATTTCTTCTCCGATATCGGTTCCATTAGCGTATCATTCAGACAACTGATCTCGAGCTGTCTCGAGCGCGTTGTCTGCGCCGGTCGGTTCGGGAGTAACGATCACGAATACGCCCCCGTCGTCCAGTTCGGTTACCTCGTACGCCGGGACTGAGCGCAGCCGTTTGCTGCCGATCTCGTCGATCAGGTCGGGACCGAAATACGTGATCCGCTGGAGATCCGTGTCGACGATAGTATCCCAATCACGGGGCGTTGGACCCATGTGTTCGCTTCGGTAGGCTGCGTATGTCACATCAAGCCGACGACAGATTTCCGCGACGTGTTCAGAGAGGGTGAGGAAGTGGGATTCCGATTCGATATCGACCGTATCGGCTTTGAACGAGATCATAGTCCGGTCGTCGCCGACTGGAACGAACGCCACGGAGAAACTCATCGGCTTGTCGCCGGCTTCACCCAACCCGACGGTTAGCGTGGTCGAACCGGGATCGCCGGAGGCGTATTCGTCGACGATCTCCGGCAGCCGTTCCGTCAGTTCGCCCCGCTCTTCGTCTTCGGTATGACTCGTCGTTCCGTCCGGTTGCGGCCGAGTGATTACGTAGTGTCCTGGATACGTCCCGACGTTGTATTTACACCCTCGCGATACCAGCAGATACAGGACCTGGTGGGCGAGCGTCGGGCCGGGTGGACCATCACAAATACAGTCGATATCGAATTCCATGAGTAATCTTAGTCCTGGACATACTCGTAGTTGATTCCTTCGGCGTCCATGTACTCTCGATACTGTGAGGGTGGTCTCTCGTTGAATACGATTTTGTACGCTTGGATATCGATGGTGTCGCTCTCGATGATACGCTGGTAGCCGGCGTCAACGTCGCCAACGTAGCCTTTGAACTCATCAAAGTCCCAACTATCGAAATTACGATTCTTCACCTCGTTTCCGACCCGAGTTCCTTGTTCGGACGTGACAACGTCGATATCACCTGGCCGACTGGAAACTCTATTCGACTGTTGGACGGCGACTACGTCCTGTTTCCGGATCGTCGCGTATCGCGCTTCAAACGCTGCTCCCTTGAAGTTAGATATGTCCGGTGCGATTAAATCGTTCGCGAGTTTGTCGATATTATCGACGTCGGCTCGTTTAAGCCCTTCCAGATCATCGACGACCTGCTCGATACCAGCGAAACCAACTTCGTCCGTATGTCTCCCCAGACTCGAGGCCAGTGCTTCCTTGTCGACATCGATATCCAGTTGGTGGGCCCGGGCGAACGGCCCTGGTCCGCCACTCGCCATAGCGCGAGCAGTGTCATCACCGCCGCGGGCGACTGTCCTGCCAACTGCTGACTGTTCATCTGCATCGAGTCGGTTGATATCAGTACCGTCGACGTCGTGACGATCGAGAAGTTTCGCCACCCGATACTGCTGGCCGACCGTTGATACGCTGCTGAGTACGTTTTCACCGGCTTCTTGGGTAAGGCCGATTCCGGTGGAGAGACCGCGCGAGAACTGAAGCCGGCTAAACCGGACCGGGGCTTTTGCAGTGTGACTCGCTCGACCAGCCAGCTGGGCTGCGCGTCGGACCCGTGATGTGCTGAGTTTATCGACGGTCTTTTGGACGCGCTTGGAACTCTTGAGGGCCTTGCCGGCTTCACCAGAAGGAACCGCACTTTCGATGACGAACCAGGCGATGTAGCCCTCGTACCAGCCCTGGCGGTAGGACTCGTACAGCTGCGGATCGGTGTCGGGATCGTGCGGGTTGTTACGGCGTTGTTGGGTTTCGATCGACTCGGGCATCGCCGCGATGATCGCGTCGAGGTTCGCGATGGCACCGGGAATCTCCCGCACTGCGGCGACGGTCCCGACCGGATCGGTGTACAGCGCTCGCAGGGAATCGATCGACTCGCCGGCACCGGTCGTCATTCCCTGCAGGGTTCCGAGGTCGCGCTCGATTCGCGGGTCGGAGACCCCTTGCGAACGGATCTCGTCCGACGCCGCGGCCCAGACGCCGCCGACTTCGACGGCAGCCGATTCGTTCGTGCCGACTCCGTCGACGATTCGAGGGCCGCCCGCGCGGCGAGCGGTCGCCTTCGCCGGACCGCACCGCTGACGGCCGTCGCGCTCGGGAACCGAAACTATCGCCTTGCTCCGGTCAGTTGATGCGCGTATGCCCGTTGCGTCGAACGGATCCGTCTCGCTGTACTACGACCGCACCGGCGAGGGCGACTCAGTGGTCTTCGTCCCCGAAGCCGGCCTCGGCGGCTGGCTGTGGGGCTGGCAACACGCTGCCGTCGCCGGTCCCCACGAGGCCGTCGTCTGGGATCTCCGGGGGACCGGCCGCTCCGACGCGCCCGACGGTCCCTACGCCCTCGAGACGCTCGTCGCCGACCTCGAGGCGGTCCTCTCCGAGTGTGAGATCACCGACGCTCACCTCGTCGGCTGCGGGCTCGGCGGCGCGATCGCGCTCGCGGCGGCCCGGACGTCGAGCCGCCTGGCGTCGCTGACGCTGTTCGGCACCGCGGCCGAGGGCGCCGCGTTCGACCTCGACCCCCTCTTCGCGTCCCCGAACGATCCGGACGCGCTCCGAGAATCGCTCGAAGCCGGGTTCTCCGACGACTTCATCGACGCCCAGCCCGACGTCGTCGACGGCATCGTCGACTGGCGCGCCGACGGCGACGCCGACCGAGCGGGCTGGGAGGCACAGACAGCCGCGCTCGAGGGCTTCGACGCGACCGACTGGCTGGTCGAGGTCACCCAACCGACGCGGGTGTTCCACGGCGGCGCGGACGGCCTGGTCGCCCCGTCGGCCGGTCGGGACCTGGCACGGGGACTTCCCCGCGGGGAGTTCGTCGAGATCGAGGACACCGGCCATCTCTGCTTCATCGAGCGTTCCAGAACGATCAACGATCGGTTGCTCGGATTCCTCGAGGACCGTACCGAGGACGACGAGTGACCGGTATACGAGATGTGCTAACTCTATCGTCGGACATGCAGTAGGCTACTCCCGACGACAATAGTGGTTCCTCGTGACTCGTGAATACCACCTCGAAGCACCGTACATTCGCCGAATACCGATTCTTAAATCGAGGGAAACTATGTGAGTGATGAAAAAGCATTTATCTATCACTCAGAGTATGAATGGATATGCCCTCCTCGCGGCGTACCTATCTCGCAGGTGTTGGAGTTGGACTCTCCACGATTATTGCGGGGTGTTCTGACGAATCGCGTCCGACGAGCACACCTATCGCTTCCAACTGGGAACAGATCGGTCACGACTCACGACACACTAGTGCAAATACGTCCATTTCTAACATCTCTCAGGGAGATACTCACTGGCGAACGGAATTGGAGGCAAACGCTGAGATCTCCGGCGTTGCTGTT
This window of the Natrinema salifodinae genome carries:
- a CDS encoding alpha/beta fold hydrolase codes for the protein MPVASNGSVSLYYDRTGEGDSVVFVPEAGLGGWLWGWQHAAVAGPHEAVVWDLRGTGRSDAPDGPYALETLVADLEAVLSECEITDAHLVGCGLGGAIALAAARTSSRLASLTLFGTAAEGAAFDLDPLFASPNDPDALRESLEAGFSDDFIDAQPDVVDGIVDWRADGDADRAGWEAQTAALEGFDATDWLVEVTQPTRVFHGGADGLVAPSAGRDLARGLPRGEFVEIEDTGHLCFIERSRTINDRLLGFLEDRTEDDE